In Oncorhynchus gorbuscha isolate QuinsamMale2020 ecotype Even-year linkage group LG02, OgorEven_v1.0, whole genome shotgun sequence, a single genomic region encodes these proteins:
- the gdpgp1 gene encoding GDP-D-glucose phosphorylase 1 produces MEDGKSPTRFVYCNRDFADHVCWSGCGDRTASMSKFDTTIQAGWTDRMERGLFRYHLGDLETRILPGPARYVAQLNIQRGIERRQPQEILSIKQNFDTKQFNFNKINPEEVIFEMSKQIEPTSQPKGGGPCKENGHPCDELCRIMVMVNVSPLEFGHCLLVPEPTQCSPQVLTPAAIQIGIESVLLSSDPGFRVGFNSLGAFASVNHLHLHGYYMKQELNLETASTQPLVPEKGFYRLRDFPIGFMFYAEMDDLEKVVCAISQVTNSLVERNKAHNLFFTRGCPPGKSDVRARRGVRIVVWPRRSCFGAKDESAFNVALCELAGHLPFKNRHDFEHSTEKDVMAIIQRYLLPDQQFLQLEQQLTAHLQKDI; encoded by the coding sequence ATGGAGGACGGCAAATCGCCAACACGTTTCGTCTACTGTAACCGAGATTTTGCTGACCATGTTTGCTGGTCTGGATGTGGTGACCGAACTGCCTCGATGTCTAAATTTGACACGACAATTCAAGCCGGATGGACTGACAGGATGGAGAGGGGGCTGTTCCGTTATCACCTGGGCGACTTGGAGACAAGAATTTTACCTGGGCCGGCTCGGTATGTGGCCCAACTGAATATTCAAAGAGGGATAGAGCGAAGACAGCCTCAGGAAATATTAAGCATCAAACAAAACTTTGACACCAAGCAGTTCAACTTCAACAAAATCAATCCAGAGGAAGTCATTTTTGAGATGAGTAAGCAAATTGAACCTACGTCGCAACCCAAAGGTGGGGGCCCCTGTAAAGAAAATGGACACCCATGTGATGAACTCTGTAGAATTATGGTGATGGTCAATGTTAGCCCATTGGAATTTGGTCACTGTTTATTAGTTCCAGAGCCCACCCAGTGTTCACCACAGGTCCTGACCCCCGCTGCCATCCAAATCGGAATCGAATCTGTGCTGCTGAGTTCTGACCCGGGCTTCCGGGTGGGATTCAATAGTCTTGGTGCGTTTGCATCAGTCAATCATCTCCACCTTCATGGATACTACATGAAGCAGGAGCTAAACTTAGAAACTGCTTCAACCCAACCCTTAGTGCCAGAAAAGGGATTTTACCGTCTGAGAGACTTCCCCATCGGCTTTATGTTCTACGCTGAAATGGATGACCTTGAGAAAGTTGTCTGTGCCATTAGTCAGGTCACAaactcattggtggagaggaacAAGGCACACAACCTGTTTTTCACTCGAGGCTGCCCACCTGGGAAGTCTGATGTGCGTGCCAGGCGTGGTGTGCGCATTGTCGTGTGGCCTAGGAGGTCCTGCTTTGGTGCCAAAGATGAATCTGCCTTCAATGTGGCTCTGTGTGAGCTGGCTGGACATTTACCATTCAAGAACAGACATGACTTTGAACACAGCACTGAAAAAGATGTGATGGCCATCATTCAGAGGTATCTGCTGCCTGACCAACAGTTTCTTCAGTTGGAACAGCAACTTACTGCACATTTACAGAAAGACATTTAA
- the LOC124002230 gene encoding calcium and integrin-binding protein 1-like gives MGTTASQLRKDLLSEYQELTFLTKQEIILAHKRFSELLSKEDRNIPTPRVPMEKVLSLPELKSNPFRKRICHVFSTSDMKDGSLTFEDFLDLLSAFSDSATLEIKSHYAFRIFDFDDDGTLDGGDLEKLVNCLTGETDDTRLTTEEMRQLISNILEESDIDKDGTVNLSEFQHVISRSPDFVSSFKIVL, from the exons atgggAACAACAGCAAGTCAATTAAGGAAGGATCTGCTCTCAGAATATCAG GAGCTGACGTTTCTTACAAAGCAAGAAATTATTCT GGCACACAAGAGATTCAGTGAACTCCTCTCCAAAGaggacagaaacatccccaccccGCGAGTGCCCATGGAGAAAGTCCTTTCACTGCCAGAACTCAAG TCCAACCCTTTCAGAAAAAGGATCTGTCACGTATTCTCAACATCTGATATGAAAGATGGAAGTCTCACCTTTGAGGACTTCCTTGATCTCTTGAGTGCCTTCAGTGATTCAGCTACACTGGAAATCAAGTCCCACTACGCATTCCGCATTTTTG ACTTTGATGATGATGGCACTCTGGATGGTGGGGACCTGGAGAAGCTGGTGAACTGTCTGACTGGTGAGACAGATGACACAAGGCTTACCACTGAAGAGATGAGGCAGCTCATCAGCAAT attctTGAAGAGTCTGATATAGACAAAGATGGAACTGTGAATCTGTCAGAGTTCCAACACGTCATCTCAAGGTCACCAGATTTTGTCAG TTCTTTTAAGATTGTTCTGTGA